TGCTCGGGGCTGCCGGCATTCTGGGTATCGCAATCGGATTTGCTTCCCAGACCAGCGTTTCCAACGTCATAAGCGGTGTCTTTTTGCTTGCGGAAAAATCTTTCCAGGTTGGTGATGTTGTCAGTGTGAGCGGAAATGTCGGTATCGTACTTTCCATTGATACCCTTTCAGTTAAAATCAGAATGTTTGACAACCGGTATCTGCGCGTACCCAATGAGTCCATGGTCAAATCGGAATTCATCAATTTAACCCGGTTTCCCATCCGCAGAGTTGACTGCCGCATATCCGTCGCGTACAAGGAAGACCTGAACCGGGTCAGTGAGGTTCTTTTTGATGTAGCAAAAAAACTGCCATACTCCCTGGAGGAACCGCCTCCTCTGCTGATTTTTGACCAGTTCGGCAATTCTTCAATTGATTTGCTCTTTGTCGCATGGACAACCAGGGAAAACTTCCTCAAATTGCGAAATGGTCTGAATATGGGTATAAAGGAACGCTTCGACAAAGAGGGCATCGAAATACCATTCCCGCACGTTTCCGTTTATGCCGGTTCTGCTACCAGTCCGCTTCCGGTTGACATCCTTTCAGGCAACTCCGAA
This DNA window, taken from Natronogracilivirga saccharolytica, encodes the following:
- a CDS encoding mechanosensitive ion channel family protein, encoding METLWGLFESYITEDRLFQLIRIAVILIAGFPLLALVRRAIVRYVSGNYRPHYGMLAGKLFFYTGTTLLVITVLHEIGFGLAPLLGAAGILGIAIGFASQTSVSNVISGVFLLAEKSFQVGDVVSVSGNVGIVLSIDTLSVKIRMFDNRYLRVPNESMVKSEFINLTRFPIRRVDCRISVAYKEDLNRVSEVLFDVAKKLPYSLEEPPPLLIFDQFGNSSIDLLFVAWTTRENFLKLRNGLNMGIKERFDKEGIEIPFPHVSVYAGSATSPLPVDILSGNSELITEPAGKPSLPKKD